A single region of the Streptomyces virginiae genome encodes:
- a CDS encoding dienelactone hydrolase family protein translates to MTTITTRTVEYRADGLTMIGHLALPAGVDRGPAVLLGPEGTGLSDVERRRADALAELGYMALAFDLHGGRYLGDPEEMLARCLPLLADPERMRGIGHAALDVLRTEPRTDPGRIAAVGYGTGGAIALELGRDGVDLRAIGTVNATTTGRPGEAARIRCPVWAGVGSEDPIMAPAQRNAFTAEMQAAGVDWRLTVYGGALHAFHHPPVDHPTVPGVGYHPQHAQRAWRDVVDLLAECLPVTEALGA, encoded by the coding sequence ATGACGACGATCACGACGCGCACTGTCGAGTATCGGGCCGACGGGTTGACGATGATCGGGCATCTCGCGCTCCCGGCCGGTGTCGACCGCGGGCCTGCGGTGCTGCTCGGACCGGAGGGCACGGGGCTCAGCGACGTCGAGCGCCGCCGGGCCGATGCTCTCGCCGAGCTGGGATACATGGCGCTGGCCTTCGACCTTCATGGCGGGCGCTATCTGGGTGACCCCGAGGAGATGCTGGCCCGTTGCCTGCCGTTGCTCGCTGATCCGGAGCGGATGCGGGGCATCGGCCATGCGGCGCTCGACGTGTTGCGCACCGAGCCTCGGACCGATCCCGGCCGGATCGCCGCCGTCGGCTACGGCACCGGGGGCGCCATCGCGCTGGAACTCGGGCGCGACGGCGTCGACCTGCGCGCGATCGGGACCGTCAACGCAACCACCACGGGCCGGCCGGGCGAGGCGGCGCGCATCCGCTGCCCGGTGTGGGCCGGGGTCGGTTCGGAGGACCCGATCATGGCGCCCGCGCAACGGAACGCGTTCACCGCCGAGATGCAGGCCGCGGGCGTCGACTGGCGCCTCACGGTCTACGGCGGCGCCTTGCACGCCTTCCACCACCCGCCGGTCGACCACCCCACGGTCCCCGGCGTCGGCTACCACCCACAGCACGCACAGCGAGCCTGGCGCGACGTCGTCGACCTGCTCGCCGAGTGCCTGCCCGTGACGGAAGCTCTGGGGGCATGA
- a CDS encoding MFS transporter translates to MTATRVVPAAKTGSAIATVASGFTVATLLGVPLGALLGQGAGWRAPFAALTVLSLVGTVLLAAVLPRQETPSTRLRDEIRVVTRRPVMLAIATTAVGYSGVATVFTYIAPLLTRVSGFSAAAVSGLLLAYGAGSFLGNLTAGKLTDKSMSATARGVFGGLAGTLLPWCGSQPPWQQFWYSVCSPPQPSPRCRD, encoded by the coding sequence GTGACGGCGACTCGGGTGGTCCCGGCTGCGAAGACGGGCTCGGCCATCGCCACCGTGGCCTCCGGCTTCACCGTGGCCACGCTCCTCGGAGTACCCCTGGGGGCACTGCTCGGGCAGGGCGCCGGATGGCGGGCTCCGTTCGCCGCGCTGACCGTTCTGTCCCTGGTGGGCACCGTGCTCCTGGCCGCCGTACTGCCCCGGCAGGAAACACCGTCCACGCGACTGCGTGACGAGATACGCGTGGTGACGCGTCGGCCGGTCATGCTCGCCATCGCCACCACCGCGGTGGGCTATTCCGGGGTCGCCACGGTGTTCACCTACATCGCCCCGCTGCTGACCCGCGTCTCCGGTTTCTCCGCCGCGGCGGTCTCCGGTCTGCTGCTCGCCTACGGCGCGGGTAGTTTCCTCGGCAACCTCACCGCCGGAAAGCTGACCGACAAGTCGATGAGCGCCACCGCACGCGGTGTCTTCGGCGGGCTGGCCGGAACGCTCCTGCCGTGGTGTGGCAGCCAACCGCCGTGGCAGCAGTTCTGGTACTCGGTCTGTTCGCCACCGCAACCATCGCCCCGCTGCAGGGACTGA